The genomic segment TTGGCGAAAACCGAGCCGCTGAAAGCGCTCAACCGCATTCAGACTCAACTCAGCAGCCTCTACCCGGAAAAAGGCGGCTATGTGCTGGTGGATTTCAGCGAGCCGCTGGATGACGAGCTGCAAGCGGTGCTCGTGTACACCACTGACATCGAGCGAGTAATGGCTCTGGCAGTTGACGTAGGCATCTATGCCGCGCCGGCGCTTGCCGCGTTACAAGCAGAAAGCGAAGACTGACTCAGCGCCGGCGCAACGGCTCCAGCAGCCCGGAGAGGCCGTTGTGATCGATTTCCTGCATCAGCGCCAGCAACTGCCCAATCTCCCCGGGCGGAAAGCCGACCCGAGCGAACCAGTTCAGATAATTGCCCGGCAGATCGGCAATCAGGCGGCCCTTGTACTT from the Stutzerimonas stutzeri genome contains:
- a CDS encoding DUF3820 family protein, which produces MKPEDLERLVTQTMPYGKYKGRLIADLPGNYLNWFARVGFPPGEIGQLLALMQEIDHNGLSGLLEPLRRR